The Bacillus zhangzhouensis region TTAGAAGGCATCGTGACACAGGAAATGACGAAGTACCTGTCCTATTTCTATGAAAAACCTGCTAGTTTGCTAGATTACACATCGAAGGATACGATTATTATTTTAGATGAAATCAGCAGAATTCAGGAGATGGAAGAACAGCTTGAAAAGGAAGAAGCCGATTGGACAATTAGTCTGCTTGAAGAAGGCAATATTCTTCATGATTTATCACTTTCTTTCCCGTTCCAAGAACTGATCAATCAGCAATCGAGGTCCATTCTGTACTATTCCTTGTTCCTGAGACATGTCCAGCATACAAATCCGCAAAATATCGTCAATGTATCTAGTAAGCAAATGCAGAATTTTCACGGGCAGATGAATGTGCTGTCGAGTGAAATTGAACGCTATAAAAAACAGCAATACACGGTTGTCTTCTTAGGTGCGGATGAAGAGCGGACAGAAAAGCTGTCGTCTGTTCTGCATGATTATGACATTGAAGCCGCTCTTGCTAAACCGGACGCTGAGCTTGTAAGCGGACAGGTATATATTTTACAAGGTGAGCTGCAAACAGGCTTTGAACTGCCGTTATCAAAAATTGCTGTGATCACTGAAGGTGAACTCTTCAAGAAACGTGTGAAAAAACAGGCACGTAAGCAAAAGCTGACCAATGCAGAGCGAATCAAGAGCTATTCAGAGCTTCAAGTCGGCGATTATGTGGTGCACATTAACCACGGGATCGGTAAATATTTAGGAATAGAAACACTAGAAATCGGCGGCATTCATAAAGATTATTTAAATATTCATTATCAAGGAAGCGACAAGCTTTATGTACCGGTTGAACAAATTGATCAGGTGCAGAAATATGTAGGATCAGAAGGTAAAGAACCAAAGCTGTACAAACTTGGCGGCAGCGATTGGAAACGCGTGAAGAAAAAAGTTGAAACATCTGTACAGGACATCGCAGATGATCTGATTAAGCTGTATGCAGAACGTGAGGCAAGCAAAGGATATGCGTTCTCACCTGATCATGAGATGCAGCGTCAGTTTGAATCTGCATTCCCTTACCAGGAAACAGATGATCAAATCCGTTCGATTCACGAGATTAAACAGGATATGGAGCGGGAACGTCCAATGGACCGTCTGCTTTGTGGAGATGTGGGTTACGGAAAAACGGAGGTGGCGATTCGTGCGGCCTTCAAAGCGATTGCTGACGGGAAGCAGGTAGCCCTGCTTGTTCCGACAACCATCTTAGCGCAGCAGCATTTTGACACAATTATGGACCGATTCCAAGACTATCCTGTCAAAATCGCGCAGCTGAGCCGTTTCCGTACAAGAAAAGAAACAACCGAAACGTTAAAAGGGCTGAAAAACGGAACGATTGATATGGTCATCGGCACACACCGTCTTCTTTCAAAAGACATTGTCTATAAGGATTTAGGGCTGTTGATCATTGATGAGGAACAGCGTTTTGGTGTGACGCATAAAGAGAAAATTAAGCAGATGAAAGCCAATATCGACGTACTGACATTAACTGCTACGCCAATTCCGCGTACACTTCATATGTCCATGCTTGGTGTAAGGGATTTATCGGTTATTGAAACACCGCCTGAAAACCGGTTCCCTGTTCAAACCTATGTAGTCGAGTACAATGGCGCTTTAGTCAGAGAAGCGATTGAGCGAGAATTAGCACGCGACGGTCAAGTGTACTTCCTTTACAACCGTGTTGAGGATATTGAACGAAAAGCAGATGAAATCTCCATGCTAGTCCCAGACGCAAAAGTCAGCTACGCCCACGGGAAAATGAGTGAGAACGAACTGGAATCAGTGATGATTAATTTTCTTGAAGGTGAATCAGATGTATTGGTCAGTACCACCATCATTGAAACGGGAGTCGATATTCCAAATGTGAACACACTCATCGTCCACGATGCGGATAAAATGGGGCTTTCTCAGCTGTATCAGCTAAGAGGACGAGTTGGGCGTTCGAACCGTGTCGCTTATGCTTATTTCACGTATCGAAAAGATAAAGTTCTTTCTGAAGTTGCGGAGAAAAGACTTCAAGCCATTAAAGAATTCACAGAGCTTGGATCTGGGTTTAAAATTGCGATGCGTGATTTAACGATTCGAGGAGCAGGGAACTTACTTGGTGCTCAGCAGCATGGTTTCATTGATTCCGTTGGATTCGACCTCTATTCTCAAATGCTGAAAGAAGCCATTGAAGAAAGAAGAGGCGATACAAAGGCTCAAGATAAATTCGAGCCAGAAATTGATCTGCAAATTGATGCTTACATCCCGGACAGTTATATTTCGGATGGCAAGCAAAAGATTGAAATGTATAAACAGTTCAGAGCAATTGGATCAATTGAAGAACGAAAAGAGCTTCAGGATGAAATGATCGACCGATTTGGTGAATATCCGCAAGAAGTGGCTGACTTGTTTACGATAGCAACAATCAAGGTGTACGCTGTACAGGAACGTGTCGAGCTGATCAAGATGGAGAAAGGCATTGTCAGACTCACCCTTGATGAGCAAGCAAGCAGTAAAATTGACGGTCAAAAATTATTTGAGCTCGGCAGTAAATATGGGCGTGAAATTGGGTTAGGAATGGAAGGCAGCAAGCTGATTATTTCTGTCCAAACGAAAGGCAAGAAAACGGAGGAATGGCTTGAGGTTGTTCTTAGCATGCTTCGAGGCCTTCAAGATGTGAAAAAAGAAACCATTCCATCTTCATAAAATTTTGTTTGTCTCTCGTGTATATTACGTTTGATGTGACGGATACTAAACTCAGGGTCAAGTGGTGAATGTTGCATAAAGTGGACGCTTTTGTTCCATTCACCCAACACATCATCAAACGAAAGAGAGGCAGCAGTGAATGAAAGCAACTGGAATTGTACGCCGCATCGATGATCTAGGTAGAGTGGTTATTCCGAAGGAGATTCGCAGAACATTGCGCATCCGGGAAGGAGATCCGCTTGAGATTTTCGTCGACCGCGATGGAGAAGTGATTTTGAAGAAGTATTCGCCGATTAGTGAGCTGGGAGACTTTGCGAAGGAATATGCTGATGCATTATTCGACAGTTTGGGTCATTCCATCCTGATCTGTGATCGAGATACGTTTATTGCTGTATCCGGCAGTTCGAAAAAAGAGTACTTAAACAAATCCATCAGTGATTTACTTGAACAAACAATGGATCAGCGTAATTCTGTGTTAGAAGAAAGCAAAAAGGAAATTCAACTTGTCGATGGTATCGATGATGACGTATCTTCTTATACCATTGCACCTATTGTTGCAAACGGAGATCCAATTGGCGCTGTCATTTTATTTTCTAAAGAGCGTTCAATGGGAGAAGTGGAGCATAAAGCGGCAGAAACGGCAGCTGGCTTCTTAGCCCGTCAAATGGAACATTAGGTCTAATAATTCTATATCATTTTGATAAAACGAAAAGAATGCCGATGAAATCATTTGATTTTGTCGGTTTTTTATATGGGATGAAACAAAACGAGACATGTGCCGTCTACTCCTTAGAAAGAAACGTTTTTTCATCACGTATGATATAATGAGTGCGTTTAACTGTAGATCTATTTTAAAGGAGTCATCCATGAAAAATGCTGTGAATCAGCCGCATCGGCTTTTCCAGGGTGCGGTGATTTTGACCATCGCAGGCTTGTTATCAAAGGTACTAAGTGCCGTTTACCGTGTCCCGTTTCAAAACATCGTAGGGGACACAGGGTTTTATATTTATCAGCAGGTATATCCTTTCCTTGGCATTGCGATCATGCTTGGCACAACAGGTTTTCCTGTCATGGTATCCAAGCTTTTGAGTGAGCATGGGGAAGAGAATCGACGGATCATTACAAGGGTATCTTTGGTATATATCACGTTATTGAGTCTGATCTTATTTCTTTGTCTTTACATAGGAGCAGGCACAATGGCGAGCCTTATGGCAGACAGTCAATTAATTCTGCTCATCCAGATGAGTGCTTTTGTGTTTCTATTTCTGCCACTCACTGTGATGCTGAGGGGAGTTTTTCAGAGTGATGGTCTGATGCTGCCAACGGCTGTTTCTCAATTGGTTGAGCAGCTCATTAGGGTAGGCGTCCTGCTTGTTTTATCCTTCTATTTCGTGAGACACGGCTTTTCACTTTATGAAACTGGGGCGGGTGCGGTGTTCTCTTCTATCGCGGGAAGTGCGGCCTCGCTCATTTTGCTTCTTTTCCTTTGGCTGACCTATCGAAAGCAGTCTGCTGCAAGTATGTCAGGCAAACAGGCGACACTTCGAAAAAAAGATATTTTGAAGAGTTTGGTGTTGTATACTTTGACGATTTGTGTCAGCGGTTTGCTCAT contains the following coding sequences:
- the spoVT gene encoding stage V sporulation protein T, encoding MKATGIVRRIDDLGRVVIPKEIRRTLRIREGDPLEIFVDRDGEVILKKYSPISELGDFAKEYADALFDSLGHSILICDRDTFIAVSGSSKKEYLNKSISDLLEQTMDQRNSVLEESKKEIQLVDGIDDDVSSYTIAPIVANGDPIGAVILFSKERSMGEVEHKAAETAAGFLARQMEH
- the mfd gene encoding transcription-repair coupling factor, whose product is MKNIQSFIKQSDDFQSIFNGLKEGLKEQLLAGLSGSVRSLFTAAISDELKRPMFIVTHNLYQAQKVTDDLASVMPDRSVLLYPVNELIASEIAVASPELRAQRLDVLNRLANGENPIIVTPVAAMRRMLPPVELWKESQIHLKIGEEIDLETFSKQLVQIGYDRTSMVAAPGDFSVRGGIIDIYALTEDHPIRIELFDTEVDSIRTFHSDTQRSLETLQEIKIGPAKELIVRGPERVRAIEQLDQGLAKSLKKFNSDQQKELLHQNISADREKLLEGIVTQEMTKYLSYFYEKPASLLDYTSKDTIIILDEISRIQEMEEQLEKEEADWTISLLEEGNILHDLSLSFPFQELINQQSRSILYYSLFLRHVQHTNPQNIVNVSSKQMQNFHGQMNVLSSEIERYKKQQYTVVFLGADEERTEKLSSVLHDYDIEAALAKPDAELVSGQVYILQGELQTGFELPLSKIAVITEGELFKKRVKKQARKQKLTNAERIKSYSELQVGDYVVHINHGIGKYLGIETLEIGGIHKDYLNIHYQGSDKLYVPVEQIDQVQKYVGSEGKEPKLYKLGGSDWKRVKKKVETSVQDIADDLIKLYAEREASKGYAFSPDHEMQRQFESAFPYQETDDQIRSIHEIKQDMERERPMDRLLCGDVGYGKTEVAIRAAFKAIADGKQVALLVPTTILAQQHFDTIMDRFQDYPVKIAQLSRFRTRKETTETLKGLKNGTIDMVIGTHRLLSKDIVYKDLGLLIIDEEQRFGVTHKEKIKQMKANIDVLTLTATPIPRTLHMSMLGVRDLSVIETPPENRFPVQTYVVEYNGALVREAIERELARDGQVYFLYNRVEDIERKADEISMLVPDAKVSYAHGKMSENELESVMINFLEGESDVLVSTTIIETGVDIPNVNTLIVHDADKMGLSQLYQLRGRVGRSNRVAYAYFTYRKDKVLSEVAEKRLQAIKEFTELGSGFKIAMRDLTIRGAGNLLGAQQHGFIDSVGFDLYSQMLKEAIEERRGDTKAQDKFEPEIDLQIDAYIPDSYISDGKQKIEMYKQFRAIGSIEERKELQDEMIDRFGEYPQEVADLFTIATIKVYAVQERVELIKMEKGIVRLTLDEQASSKIDGQKLFELGSKYGREIGLGMEGSKLIISVQTKGKKTEEWLEVVLSMLRGLQDVKKETIPSS